A single Limanda limanda chromosome 19, fLimLim1.1, whole genome shotgun sequence DNA region contains:
- the tcf19l gene encoding transcription factor 19, with protein MVSGVQPCFQLLRIGASTGDSARDLYTFRPALSHSLFRLGRAAELCDVTLDSASVSRIHAELHAEREASGGAAAPQEEGWRVHIKDRSSHGTWVNEVRLQSGVQWELSDGDTLTFGGQSDPGSPEFYFLFQKVKVRPLDFDAITIPKAGTFSSDLQNRIRTNQDRKVEANLDLSKLSLNRATVILSSIGSLSKMSGSAWTFKRSYSQEGAVSDPGSSSSTPPLAVSFSALLPPSTPPSFSSAASVPSTKSVQPTSRSRRKSAHTVLLEDDSSDEPRSRGVLTGVKEEGQKPKGKKRRRLYKSESEGFSSPPPLPLQPKSHNDVRRPLEAKPFPVGIRTIGSFHGAMTNSRLNHHLLQASFTNAAVHKQDVQTMHRIKTVVQGNIAAFRQQKTAHSSPTALRGRRRAHSSPVFSPLVVGGENYSLASPSVRIHTEERGRPPFNRFHLTSKRRGRPRKNPLPPRPSLPSPSSSSSSSTSSASSSSSGSSSSSSEDEDDEDDEETTGGTVEPCAAPRCRLPQQDTVQWIQCDVCDAWFHIDCLHVDRKKLLVDPNADFHCGCR; from the exons ATGGTGTCGGGGGTGCAGCCGTGCTTCCAGCTGCTCCGGATCGGTGCGTCGACGGGCGACTCGGCTCGGGACCTGTACACGTTCAGGCCGGCCCTGAGCCACTCGCTGTTCCGGCTGGGCCGGGCGGCCGAGCTGTGTGATGTCACGCTGGACTCCGCCTCCGTGTCCCGCATCCACGCCGAGCTGCATGCAGAGAGGGAGGCCAGCGGGGGGGCCGCGGCGCCGCAGGAGGAGGGCTGGAGGGTCCACATCAAGGACAGGAGCAGTCATG GCACCTGGGTCAACGAGGTCCGCCTCCAGTCGGGCGTCCAATGGGAGCTCTCAGATGGCGACACGCTGACCTTCGGTGGCCAGTCGGATCCGGGCAGCCCTGAGTTCTACTTCCTCTTCCAGAAGGTCAAAGTTCGCCCGCTGGATTTCGATGCCATCACAATTCCGAAG GCAGGAACCTTTTCCTCCGACTTGCAGAACCGTATCCGAACGAACCAGGACCGCAAGGTGGAGGCcaacctggacctgtccaagCTGTCGCTCAACCGGGCCACGGTCATCCTCAGCTCCATCGGCAGCCTCAGTAAGATGAGCGGCAGCGCCTGGACCTTCAAGAGAAGCTACAGCCAGGAGGGAGCTGTTTCAGacccaggctcctcctcctccacacctccgCTCGCCGTTAGCTTCTCCgctctgctccctccctccacccctccatcgttctcctctgcagcttcagtgCCTTCAACCAAGTCCGTCCAGCCGACctccaggagcaggaggaagtcGGCTCACACGGTGCTGCTCGAGGACGACAGCTCCGACGAGCCCAGGAGCCGAGGAG TCCTGACGGGAGTTAAGGAGGAAGGACAGAAACccaaagggaagaagaggaggcggCTCTACAAGTCTGAGTCGGAAGGCttcagctctcctcctcctctgccgcTGCAGCCCAAGAGCCACAACGACGTCAGGAGGCCCCTGGAGGCCAAGCCCTTCCCGGTCGGCATCAGGACCATCGGCAGTTTCCACGGCGCCATGACGAACAGCCGACTCAACCACCACCTCCTTCAGGCGTCGTTCACCAACGCCGCGGTGCACAAACAGGACGTGCAGACCATGCACCGCATCAAGACGGTGGTGCAGGGCAACATCGCCGCTTTCCGCCAACAGAAGACCGCCCACAGCTCGCCGACGGCGCTGAGGGGCCGGCGGAGGGCTCACAGCTCTCCAGTTTTCTCTCCCCTGGTGGTGGGAGGGGAGAACTACAGCCTGGCTTCGCCCTCAGTGAGGATCCACacggaggaaagaggaaggcCCCCGTTCAACAGGTTCCATCTAACCAG CAAGCGACGAGGCCGCCCCAGAAAAAACCCTCTTCCTCCGCGGCCCTCCCTgccctctccatcctcctcatcctcctcttccacctcctccgcctcgtcctcctcctctggctcctcctcttcctcctcagaagatgaggacgacgaggacgacgaggagACGACGGGGGGGACAGTGGAGCCGTGTGCGGCGCCGCGCTGCCGGCTGCCCCAGCAGGACACGGTGCAGTGGATCCAGTGTGACGTGTGCGACGCCTGGTTCCACATAGACTGTCTGCACGTCGACCGCAAGAAGCTGCTGGTGGACCCGAACGCCGACTTCCACTGCGGCTGTCGCTGA